A genomic segment from Synergistes jonesii encodes:
- the purH gene encoding bifunctional phosphoribosylaminoimidazolecarboxamide formyltransferase/IMP cyclohydrolase, whose translation MHIPRIAILISGTGTNMEALLKATITGELPAEVSFVGSDRLDAKGLATAAALGAQTRVFFYKREGREAAEEAIAKAIEETHSDWIVLAGFMKVLSPKFVRRFKGRIINIHPALLPLFPGAHGIRDAWNAGACETGVTVHLVDEEVDHGPILAQRSVKREPHDTLETLEAKIHAVEHVIYKETLKKFLAEHPVSINQWEEKSMEKFETRKALISVWDKTGVVELAKGLAAHGYEIVSSSGTAKHLEEGGVKVTEVVDLTGVPAILGGRVKTLHPTIMGGILARRGLAQDEADREKFGIPLIDVVVCTLYPFEETAKSGAELDKLIEKIDIGGVSLIRAAAKNYFHVAVVTETADYARVLDELDKKQEFTLEFKQELALKAFKNTASYDSVIYRGLCRELGVGEEVMEEKIFPLRVEQKLRYGENPHQRAGLFLPPLEKRPFEQLSGKELSYNNLLDLDTLLRGCSVFQDMCACTIVKHTTPCGAACGATPLEAFEKALACDPVSAFGGIIGITRKVDLETAKKITETFFEILAAPDFEEGVAEYMKEKKPNLRVLKLVPGYAPTLQFTGNRCGFLVQEDKLPKLPQETEGKWHGTPRPDLWEDIIFAWKTAAITKSNAIVLVKDGAAVGIGGGFTNRVDAAEYAIRLAKDKAKGAVMASDAFFPFPDSIELAHRAGVVAVIEPGGSIRDSQVFQRAEELGISLFEGGTRTFRH comes from the coding sequence ATGCACATCCCGCGCATAGCGATACTGATATCGGGCACGGGCACCAATATGGAAGCCCTTCTGAAGGCTACGATCACAGGAGAGCTGCCGGCGGAAGTCTCCTTCGTGGGCAGCGACAGGCTGGACGCGAAGGGGCTCGCGACGGCCGCCGCGCTCGGCGCTCAGACGCGCGTCTTCTTCTACAAGCGCGAGGGGCGCGAAGCCGCCGAAGAGGCGATAGCCAAAGCGATAGAGGAAACTCACAGCGATTGGATAGTGCTCGCCGGCTTCATGAAGGTGCTTTCGCCGAAATTCGTGCGCCGCTTCAAGGGGCGCATAATAAACATCCATCCGGCTCTGCTGCCCCTCTTCCCGGGCGCGCACGGCATTCGGGACGCCTGGAACGCCGGAGCCTGCGAGACAGGAGTGACGGTCCACCTCGTCGACGAAGAGGTCGACCACGGCCCGATACTCGCGCAGCGCAGCGTAAAACGCGAGCCGCACGACACGTTGGAAACGCTCGAAGCGAAGATTCACGCCGTCGAACACGTCATATACAAGGAGACTCTGAAAAAGTTCCTCGCAGAGCATCCTGTTTCAATAAATCAATGGGAGGAAAAGTCAATGGAAAAATTTGAGACAAGAAAGGCCCTTATCTCAGTATGGGATAAGACTGGCGTCGTCGAGCTCGCGAAGGGGCTCGCTGCCCACGGCTACGAGATCGTGTCAAGCTCGGGCACCGCGAAGCATCTCGAAGAAGGCGGCGTGAAGGTGACGGAAGTCGTCGACCTCACCGGAGTCCCTGCGATACTCGGAGGACGCGTCAAAACGCTGCATCCGACGATAATGGGCGGCATCCTCGCCCGCCGCGGGCTCGCCCAGGACGAAGCCGACCGCGAGAAGTTCGGCATACCCCTTATAGACGTCGTAGTCTGCACGCTTTATCCCTTCGAAGAGACCGCAAAGAGCGGCGCCGAGCTCGACAAGCTCATCGAAAAGATAGACATCGGCGGAGTTTCGCTCATCCGCGCCGCCGCGAAAAATTACTTCCACGTCGCGGTCGTCACGGAAACCGCCGATTACGCGCGCGTCCTCGACGAACTCGACAAAAAGCAGGAATTCACGCTGGAATTCAAGCAGGAGCTCGCGCTCAAAGCCTTCAAAAACACCGCGTCGTACGATTCGGTAATATACAGGGGACTCTGCCGCGAACTCGGCGTCGGCGAAGAGGTCATGGAAGAAAAAATCTTTCCGCTCCGCGTGGAGCAGAAGCTCCGCTACGGAGAAAACCCGCACCAGCGGGCCGGGCTCTTCCTGCCGCCGCTTGAGAAGCGCCCCTTCGAACAGCTCTCCGGCAAAGAGCTATCCTACAACAACCTGCTCGATTTAGACACCTTGCTGCGCGGCTGCTCCGTCTTCCAGGACATGTGCGCCTGCACGATAGTCAAGCACACGACGCCCTGCGGCGCGGCCTGCGGCGCGACGCCGCTCGAAGCGTTCGAAAAGGCCCTCGCCTGCGACCCCGTCTCCGCCTTCGGCGGCATCATAGGGATCACGCGCAAAGTAGACCTCGAAACGGCGAAGAAAATAACGGAGACCTTCTTTGAGATACTCGCCGCGCCGGACTTCGAAGAGGGAGTCGCCGAGTACATGAAAGAGAAGAAGCCGAACCTCCGCGTGCTGAAGCTCGTGCCGGGCTACGCGCCGACGCTGCAGTTCACCGGCAACCGCTGCGGTTTCCTCGTTCAGGAGGACAAGCTGCCCAAGCTGCCGCAGGAGACAGAAGGCAAATGGCACGGCACGCCGCGCCCCGATCTCTGGGAGGACATAATCTTCGCCTGGAAAACGGCGGCGATAACCAAGAGCAACGCGATCGTGCTCGTCAAAGACGGCGCCGCTGTGGGAATAGGCGGCGGCTTCACGAATCGCGTAGACGCGGCCGAATACGCCATCCGGCTCGCGAAAGACAAGGCGAAGGGCGCGGTGATGGCCTCCGACGCCTTCTTCCCCTTCCCCGATTCGATCGAGCTGGCCCACAGGGCGGGAGTCGTCGCGGTGATAGAGCCGGGAGGATCGATCAGAGACAGCCAGGTCTTCCAGAGGGCGGAAGAACTCGGGATCTCGCTTTTCGAGGGCGGAACGCGCACCTTCAGGCACTGA
- the purC gene encoding phosphoribosylaminoimidazolesuccinocarboxamide synthase: MELTKKDFIYEGKAKRLYTTEDPKYVIVEYKDSFTAFNGQKKATMSGKGVLNNNISSKLFKILADGGVESHFVKQLDDTHQLVKRVKIVPLEVIIRNITTGSLCKRLGVAEGIKLPRPLFELSYKDDALGDPFIIEDHALLFGWATKEELDKIKEISFRVNEILRDYFAKKSVVLVDFKLEFGKDADGNLMLADEISPDTCRFWDSSTGDHLDKDRFRKDLGDVLGAYEEIWKRISE; the protein is encoded by the coding sequence ATGGAGCTCACAAAGAAGGATTTTATTTATGAAGGCAAAGCGAAAAGGCTTTACACAACTGAAGACCCAAAATATGTGATCGTCGAGTACAAGGACAGCTTCACAGCCTTCAACGGACAGAAAAAGGCGACGATGAGCGGCAAGGGCGTGCTCAACAACAACATATCGTCGAAGCTTTTCAAAATCCTCGCCGACGGCGGCGTAGAGTCGCACTTCGTCAAACAGCTCGACGACACCCACCAGCTCGTCAAGCGCGTCAAGATAGTCCCGCTCGAAGTGATCATCCGCAACATCACGACGGGCTCGCTCTGCAAGCGCCTCGGCGTCGCCGAAGGAATCAAGCTTCCGCGCCCGCTCTTCGAGCTGAGCTACAAGGACGACGCGCTCGGCGACCCCTTCATCATCGAGGACCACGCGCTGCTCTTCGGCTGGGCGACGAAGGAAGAGCTCGACAAGATCAAGGAAATTTCCTTCCGCGTGAACGAGATACTCAGGGATTATTTCGCAAAGAAGAGCGTGGTGCTCGTCGACTTCAAGCTCGAATTCGGCAAGGACGCCGACGGCAATCTGATGCTCGCCGATGAGATCTCCCCCGACACCTGCCGCTTCTGGGACAGCTCGACGGGAGACCATCTCGACAAGGACCGCTTCCGCAAAGACTTGGGCGACGTACTCGGAGCATACGAGGAAATCTGGAAGAGGATCTCGGAATAG
- the purF gene encoding amidophosphoribosyltransferase yields MCGVFGAYSASGAPVLEDVYLGLSALQHRGQLSAGVAWTQGGSVHIKKGLGLVHEALQQNELAEIEAHAAIGHVRYATAGGTERENSQPLGANYAQGPVAIAHNGNLTNATALSSYLANRGAIFQTTCDTETIIQLMAHQPSTVQLEALENALTKITGAYSIAVLFEDCLIAARDPWGFRPLALGRRGDDYFVASESCAFEIIGAEFLRDVEAGEILVIDRRGVISRRLPITAQRLRHCSFEYVYFARPDSVIDGRSVYAARKNLGACLARGGKCPQNSIVAGMPDSGTLAALGLAQEAGVPFEAGVVRNRYVGRTFIQPTQRVREAGVKIKLNPQPGIFDGKEAVIVDDSIVRGTTAGRTVSTIRGAGAKKVHMRIASPPVRYPCYYGIDTPSSEELIAAQSDIEELRVKIGADTLRYISCEELCESIGLPREELCTACFDGGYLDEEESGGRLEV; encoded by the coding sequence ATGTGCGGAGTTTTCGGGGCGTACAGCGCAAGCGGCGCGCCTGTGCTTGAAGACGTATATCTGGGGCTCTCTGCGCTTCAGCATAGAGGGCAGCTTTCCGCGGGCGTGGCGTGGACTCAGGGAGGTTCGGTCCATATAAAGAAGGGGCTCGGCCTCGTCCACGAAGCCCTGCAACAGAACGAGCTCGCCGAGATAGAGGCGCACGCGGCGATAGGTCATGTGCGCTACGCGACGGCCGGCGGCACGGAGAGGGAAAACAGCCAGCCGCTCGGCGCCAATTACGCGCAAGGCCCCGTAGCGATAGCCCACAACGGCAACCTTACTAACGCGACTGCGCTTTCAAGCTATCTCGCGAACCGGGGCGCGATATTCCAGACGACCTGCGACACGGAGACGATAATACAGCTGATGGCGCACCAGCCCTCGACCGTGCAGCTCGAAGCGCTTGAAAACGCGCTGACGAAGATCACAGGCGCGTACAGCATAGCGGTCCTTTTTGAGGACTGTCTGATCGCGGCGCGCGACCCGTGGGGGTTCAGGCCCCTTGCGCTCGGCAGGCGCGGCGACGATTATTTCGTCGCCTCGGAGTCCTGCGCCTTCGAGATAATCGGCGCGGAATTCCTCCGCGACGTCGAAGCGGGAGAGATACTCGTGATCGACAGGCGCGGCGTCATTTCGCGCAGGCTCCCGATAACGGCGCAGCGCCTCCGCCACTGCTCCTTCGAATACGTTTATTTCGCGCGTCCGGACAGCGTGATAGACGGGCGTTCGGTATACGCGGCGAGAAAGAACCTCGGCGCCTGTCTCGCGCGCGGCGGGAAGTGCCCACAAAATTCGATAGTCGCGGGCATGCCGGACAGCGGGACCTTAGCGGCGCTCGGCCTCGCCCAGGAGGCGGGGGTGCCCTTCGAGGCCGGCGTCGTCCGCAACCGCTACGTCGGAAGGACCTTCATACAGCCGACGCAGCGCGTGCGCGAAGCCGGCGTGAAGATCAAGCTGAACCCGCAGCCCGGCATATTCGACGGCAAGGAAGCCGTCATCGTGGACGATTCCATCGTCCGCGGCACCACGGCCGGGCGCACGGTCTCGACGATACGCGGCGCCGGCGCGAAAAAGGTGCACATGCGCATCGCCTCCCCGCCTGTGCGCTATCCATGCTACTACGGCATAGACACGCCCAGCTCCGAGGAGCTGATCGCGGCTCAAAGCGACATCGAGGAGCTGCGCGTAAAGATAGGCGCGGACACATTGCGCTACATCAGCTGCGAAGAGCTCTGCGAATCGATAGGACTTCCGCGCGAGGAACTCTGCACCGCCTGCTTCGACGGCGGCTACCTCGACGAAGAAGAAAGCGGCGGACGGCTGGAAGTCTGA
- the purM gene encoding phosphoribosylformylglycinamidine cyclo-ligase: MGKLSYEKSGVSISGGDAWVETIKGLLAKRPKDKNCLGGVGGFAGLYRIGGGQCLAACCDGVGTKLELAKATGLYRGLGQDLVAMNVNDLVTVGARPLFFLDYAACGKLNESILKEIVQGVIDACGESLCTLLGGETAEMPGVYDSDGFDLAGFSVGIVEEEKIIDGSGIQEGDLLIGLPSSGIHSNGYSLVRSALGKEGLDVALDSLPTGWQETVGEAVMRPTKLYVKAALAAASTGKVRGMAHITGGGMLGNVIRVIPKHLDVAVDFLSWRRPAVFDLIQSAGIEEEEMRRVFNLGIGFVFIAAPDDLKEIEKSLEALGEEPAVIGEVIKCTSRA, encoded by the coding sequence ATGGGCAAGCTGAGTTATGAAAAGTCCGGAGTCAGCATCTCGGGCGGCGACGCCTGGGTCGAAACGATAAAGGGGCTCCTCGCCAAGCGCCCCAAAGATAAAAACTGCTTAGGCGGCGTCGGCGGCTTCGCCGGGCTCTACAGAATCGGCGGCGGGCAGTGCCTCGCGGCGTGCTGCGACGGCGTCGGCACAAAGCTCGAACTCGCTAAGGCGACGGGGCTTTACAGAGGGCTCGGGCAGGACCTCGTCGCGATGAACGTCAACGACCTCGTGACCGTCGGCGCGCGCCCGCTCTTTTTCCTCGACTACGCGGCCTGCGGAAAGCTCAACGAAAGCATCCTCAAGGAAATCGTGCAGGGGGTCATAGACGCGTGCGGCGAAAGCCTCTGCACCCTGCTCGGCGGGGAGACGGCCGAGATGCCGGGCGTCTACGACAGCGACGGCTTCGACCTCGCCGGCTTCTCCGTCGGCATAGTTGAAGAAGAAAAAATAATCGACGGCAGCGGAATACAGGAGGGAGATCTGCTTATAGGGCTGCCCAGCAGCGGGATACACAGCAACGGCTACAGCCTCGTGCGCTCGGCGCTCGGAAAAGAGGGGCTGGACGTCGCGCTCGATTCCCTGCCGACAGGCTGGCAGGAAACGGTCGGCGAAGCGGTGATGCGCCCGACGAAGCTCTACGTGAAGGCGGCGCTTGCCGCGGCGTCCACCGGAAAGGTGCGCGGGATGGCGCACATCACCGGCGGCGGCATGCTCGGAAACGTCATCCGCGTGATACCCAAACATCTCGACGTAGCCGTGGACTTCCTCTCGTGGCGGCGTCCGGCGGTATTCGACCTTATTCAGAGCGCCGGCATCGAAGAAGAGGAAATGCGCCGCGTATTCAACCTCGGCATCGGCTTCGTCTTCATAGCGGCGCCCGACGACCTGAAAGAGATAGAAAAATCGCTCGAAGCGCTCGGCGAAGAGCCGGCCGTGATAGGAGAGGTGATAAAATGCACATCCCGCGCATAG
- the purF gene encoding amidophosphoribosyltransferase gives MSGIFGAYSAVKKTVLEEVYLGLYALQHRGQESAGISWIQDGSVASKRGLGLLHNAIDQKRLADGEAYNAIGHVRYVPLESSRLQNVLPISANYARGPIAIAHDGLITNLAELTRQLEQRGAIFQSSTNSEAILHMMAQKSHMQPIDALVDALRRIEGSYALAVLLENSLVAARDPYGFKPLVLGEREGTYYVASESCALDIVGATLLRDVEPGEIVVVNGKGVKSLRVRPEEKCRRLMHCSFEYVYTARPDSIIDGRSVYEARKEMGRRLARKSPCPGADLVAGMPDSGTIAAIGYAQASKTPFEMAVVRNRYVGRTFIQPTQKVRELGVKIKLNPIEALFKGKKAAIVDDSIVRGTTAERIVSMIRSCGAEEVHLRIASPPVLHPCRYGIDTRKENTLAAVRMTLDELCRKVGADSLDYLSEEDLTAAVGLPEEKLCTACFSGKYLEDEEK, from the coding sequence ATGAGCGGAATCTTCGGCGCGTACAGCGCCGTTAAAAAAACGGTGCTCGAAGAGGTCTACCTAGGGCTTTACGCCCTTCAGCACAGAGGGCAGGAATCCGCCGGGATCTCCTGGATCCAGGATGGTAGCGTCGCATCCAAGCGCGGTCTCGGATTGCTGCACAATGCGATAGACCAGAAGCGGCTCGCCGACGGGGAGGCGTACAACGCGATAGGACATGTGCGCTACGTGCCGCTCGAGAGCTCCCGCCTTCAGAACGTACTGCCAATCAGCGCGAATTACGCGCGCGGCCCGATAGCCATAGCGCACGACGGGCTTATCACGAATCTCGCCGAGCTGACGCGCCAGCTCGAACAGCGCGGCGCGATATTCCAGTCTTCGACGAATTCAGAGGCCATACTGCATATGATGGCGCAGAAGTCCCATATGCAGCCGATAGACGCGCTCGTCGACGCGCTGCGCAGGATCGAGGGCTCCTATGCGCTCGCCGTGCTGCTGGAAAATTCCCTCGTCGCGGCGCGCGACCCTTACGGCTTCAAGCCCCTCGTCCTCGGCGAGCGCGAAGGCACTTACTACGTAGCTTCGGAGTCCTGCGCGCTCGACATAGTGGGAGCAACGCTGCTGCGCGACGTCGAGCCGGGTGAGATAGTCGTCGTCAACGGCAAAGGCGTCAAGAGCCTGCGCGTGCGCCCGGAGGAAAAATGCCGGCGCCTCATGCACTGCTCCTTCGAATATGTTTACACCGCGCGCCCGGACAGCATCATCGACGGGCGGTCGGTCTACGAGGCGAGAAAGGAGATGGGGCGGCGGCTTGCGCGGAAGTCTCCCTGTCCCGGCGCGGATCTCGTCGCGGGAATGCCGGACAGCGGCACCATCGCCGCTATAGGCTACGCCCAGGCGTCGAAAACGCCATTCGAGATGGCCGTCGTCCGCAACCGCTACGTCGGAAGGACCTTCATACAGCCGACGCAGAAGGTGCGCGAGCTCGGAGTCAAGATAAAGCTCAACCCTATCGAGGCGCTCTTCAAAGGCAAAAAGGCCGCGATCGTCGACGACTCCATCGTCCGCGGCACGACGGCCGAGCGCATCGTATCGATGATTCGCAGCTGCGGCGCGGAGGAGGTCCACCTCAGAATAGCTTCGCCGCCGGTGCTGCATCCCTGCCGCTACGGCATAGACACGCGCAAGGAGAACACGCTCGCCGCCGTAAGGATGACGCTCGACGAGCTGTGCAGAAAGGTCGGCGCGGATTCGCTCGATTACCTGTCGGAAGAAGATCTGACCGCCGCCGTCGGCCTGCCTGAGGAAAAGCTCTGCACAGCGTGCTTCAGCGGCAAATACCTTGAAGATGAGGAGAAATAA